The bacterium genome has a segment encoding these proteins:
- a CDS encoding tetratricopeptide repeat protein translates to MHLLLMIPSSLLLLLLLLHSWHYRGRRATLIFFIGCFAFGVLRGNTIYQIITNLLGGTTLPYLMVRPVVKVWQASLQECIGWIFALYLCWSTVEWLLTRGSDGEKVPLFRLAGLSALMMGTVAYAVEATAAAVKWWVWTIPVRNQFYSDVPFAGVIAWISTGVDFLGVFLILYYGGFKSRWRWLLPLLFPLHMWLHVKVSNIDATWLPLNPAELWHWLMLCALFLGVAVGGPLVSTRLEPSERGKALPGVRQAVFIALGGFLLTLLAAHLGKVRDPYLLISLVPFITVVLFIRPLWAAAFCTASCLAYGFMVGAWSMLLAPLLVLVVYGSGLPPFDSRLSCPWRLRAAAVALLLASVVVFLGYSTRARRYADFSRIGDTLQNETTETGVERLVSEMPDPPKPEDSFHLNQLGASLNKHQNYIAARAVLERGLVADSTYPYLWINLGWSCMHLNQYDRAVEAYERAIQLDPVDIESYVFLGQLYEGRERAQEAEALYRRGLSYRPSDIRIVLALESLLYRQGRLDEATSLLKGSLHASGEDMGKLYARLAGDLLKMGKGDEAMTYYKETIREGVHQISAAALSLAYIYWKDRNDPENALRYVRLAAAVNPVAEAFTMKAAILESMGHADEAQEAYRQAAQAQAQAEAQAAPKGN, encoded by the coding sequence ATGCACCTTCTGCTGATGATTCCATCCTCGCTGCTGTTACTGCTGCTGCTGTTACACTCCTGGCATTACCGCGGACGGCGCGCGACGCTGATATTCTTCATCGGTTGCTTCGCTTTCGGCGTGCTGCGCGGCAACACGATCTACCAGATAATCACCAACCTGCTGGGCGGCACCACGCTGCCCTACCTGATGGTCCGTCCGGTGGTAAAGGTCTGGCAGGCCTCGCTGCAGGAGTGCATCGGCTGGATTTTCGCCCTCTACCTGTGCTGGTCCACCGTGGAGTGGCTGCTGACCCGGGGGAGTGACGGTGAGAAGGTGCCGCTGTTCCGTCTGGCCGGCCTGTCCGCCCTGATGATGGGGACAGTGGCCTACGCGGTGGAGGCCACGGCCGCCGCGGTCAAGTGGTGGGTCTGGACCATCCCGGTGCGTAACCAGTTCTATTCGGATGTCCCGTTCGCCGGGGTGATCGCCTGGATTTCGACCGGTGTGGATTTCCTGGGCGTGTTCCTGATCCTCTATTACGGCGGTTTCAAGAGCCGCTGGCGCTGGCTGCTGCCACTGCTGTTCCCGCTGCACATGTGGCTGCACGTGAAAGTGAGCAACATCGACGCCACCTGGCTGCCGCTCAACCCGGCCGAGCTCTGGCACTGGTTGATGCTGTGCGCCCTGTTTCTGGGCGTGGCCGTGGGCGGGCCTCTGGTCTCCACACGGCTGGAGCCTTCTGAGCGTGGCAAGGCCCTGCCCGGAGTGCGCCAGGCCGTCTTCATCGCTCTGGGCGGGTTCCTGCTGACCCTTCTGGCCGCGCACCTGGGCAAGGTGCGCGACCCCTACCTGCTGATAAGCCTGGTGCCGTTCATCACTGTCGTGCTGTTCATCCGTCCGCTCTGGGCCGCGGCGTTCTGCACTGCCTCCTGCCTGGCCTACGGCTTTATGGTGGGCGCCTGGAGCATGCTCCTGGCGCCGCTGCTGGTGCTGGTGGTGTACGGCTCCGGCCTGCCGCCGTTCGACAGCCGCCTGAGCTGCCCCTGGCGGTTGCGTGCCGCGGCGGTGGCTCTTCTGCTGGCCAGCGTGGTGGTTTTTCTGGGCTATTCCACCCGGGCCCGGCGCTATGCCGATTTCAGCCGGATCGGGGACACCCTGCAGAACGAGACCACGGAAACCGGGGTGGAGCGCCTGGTCTCCGAGATGCCCGATCCGCCTAAGCCCGAGGACAGTTTCCACCTCAACCAGCTGGGCGCCAGCCTGAACAAGCACCAGAACTACATCGCCGCCCGGGCTGTCCTGGAGCGGGGCCTGGTTGCGGACAGCACCTATCCCTACCTCTGGATCAACCTCGGCTGGAGCTGCATGCACCTGAACCAGTACGACCGCGCGGTCGAGGCCTACGAGCGGGCGATCCAGCTCGATCCGGTGGATATCGAGAGCTACGTTTTCCTGGGGCAGTTGTACGAGGGCCGGGAGCGGGCCCAGGAGGCCGAGGCGCTCTACCGTCGCGGCCTGAGCTATCGACCCTCCGACATCCGTATCGTCCTGGCCCTCGAGAGCCTGCTCTACCGTCAGGGGCGCCTGGATGAGGCCACCTCCCTGCTCAAGGGCAGCCTTCACGCCAGCGGTGAGGATATGGGCAAGCTCTACGCCCGCCTGGCCGGCGACTTGCTCAAGATGGGCAAAGGCGACGAGGCTATGACCTACTACAAGGAAACGATCCGCGAGGGCGTACACCAGATATCCGCCGCGGCCCTGAGCCTGGCCTACATCTACTGGAAGGACCGGAACGACCCCGAGAATGCCCTGCGCTATGTCCGTCTGGCCGCGGCGGTCAACCCGGTGGCCGAGGCGTTTACGATGAAAGCGGCGATACTGGAATCCATGGGGCACGCCGATGAGGCCCAGGAGGCCTACCGTCAGGCGGCCCAGGCCCAGGCCCAGGCTGAGGCCCAGGCCGCGCCCAAGGGCAACTGA
- a CDS encoding TonB-dependent receptor, whose protein sequence is MSIIRKLFSSSTILALSTTLLLAASSVFAQLNTAKVEGTVRDKETGQALAGVQVVVDGTRLGNVTNSDGYYFILNVPAGRKNVTFTFTGYQKTTISNVMLLAGQTTTVDANLSSTVVEMEGITVEGAAEVLVPRDNTVTKQRLTAEKLDETPTTKLEDLMVLEAGVQSGGEGGRSRGLRIRGGRVGEEAMVVDGVTVRNFTANPFREGAFWIWNQEQGAQGEDTTPLEFSTNAVEEVDILTGGFQAEYGQAQSGIINIVTKEGGPDYKGSLRFISDGLNPRTSDYGYNQVQASIGGPVPLVKDLFFQGSAEIQGFTDRFPTHADEGFRGVNQDFVDHLNTAVSNDPVFGAQSPAYSLDMLRTGRESFKTRMLADYPDLVVDPAYSMDQGLYSPANPARQPRNWQDRTTASGKLTYSPFSGLKLMGSAQFSRDQNTWPNLTSDAGDDTYFNNGFVTSDMWPQRRWDASRGDHLVTQSDGSDYWWAIIPQNTARRTRTTNVIAGANWDFYKTATRNASLQFRYTNFRVQDINNSNIKDNYERDTFLSWTPHDVPFEVETFPNREGAKSPADAAYYYPDGYSEWNRDGQWATPFGYNSQTQLYYMTYRYTREMQNNYKADIDFQIDRHNRAKFGTQVTLFDNQQFTISPGSFGMIRQLDNEFKYRPRMYAFYAQNRTDLGDFVFDYGLRYDSFQPRDNWGFRNGDYWAERYYPENFHEFSPRFDVAFPVTDKAQLRFSYGVFTQLPTMNALFSGSNPGGLGFSRTDAFESGMSYLLSDDVVVDMVGFYRDVDGNLSRGDFFRDYYEWHTGRHVRGLENGYTNWDKGNIKGMDLTLKKRFSQNYSVNVMYTMQFSRTTGSSYLASTNDELVPIEGDRTHKFTTYLNYVVPKNVVSNEIANMLLQDLSAYSIFTFSSGQPSGAPGDLSRRRGRWDYNVDLRLSKPIFLGKTRRLSVMCDLTNLTNRKLPRPYPSGYTYQGNRYVTGGVDLKWEDANFDKKWLFQADFNGDGVLSVEEAAKGAIASSVMSNLSNLTGWGIARQIRLGLDYSF, encoded by the coding sequence ATGTCCATTATTCGTAAATTGTTTTCCTCATCCACCATCCTGGCCCTGAGCACGACCCTGCTTCTGGCTGCGTCGAGCGTGTTCGCCCAGCTCAACACGGCCAAGGTCGAGGGTACGGTCAGGGACAAGGAAACAGGTCAGGCCCTGGCCGGAGTCCAGGTCGTTGTCGACGGCACCCGTTTGGGCAACGTGACCAACTCCGACGGGTATTATTTCATTCTGAACGTTCCGGCCGGACGCAAGAACGTGACCTTCACGTTCACCGGCTATCAGAAAACCACGATTTCCAATGTCATGCTGCTGGCCGGCCAGACCACCACGGTGGATGCCAACCTGAGCAGCACGGTGGTCGAGATGGAAGGGATCACGGTCGAGGGCGCCGCCGAAGTGCTGGTCCCGCGCGACAACACCGTGACCAAGCAGCGTCTGACCGCCGAGAAGCTGGATGAAACCCCGACCACCAAGCTCGAGGACCTGATGGTCCTGGAAGCCGGCGTGCAGAGCGGTGGTGAGGGCGGACGTTCCCGCGGCCTGCGTATCCGCGGCGGCCGCGTGGGTGAGGAAGCCATGGTGGTCGACGGCGTCACGGTGCGTAACTTCACCGCCAACCCGTTCCGCGAAGGCGCATTCTGGATCTGGAACCAGGAACAGGGCGCCCAGGGGGAGGACACCACCCCGCTGGAATTCTCCACCAACGCGGTCGAGGAAGTCGACATCCTGACCGGTGGGTTCCAGGCCGAGTACGGCCAGGCCCAGAGCGGTATCATCAACATCGTGACCAAGGAAGGCGGCCCGGACTACAAGGGCAGCTTGCGGTTCATCAGCGACGGGCTCAACCCCCGCACCTCCGATTACGGCTACAACCAGGTCCAGGCCAGCATCGGCGGCCCGGTCCCGCTGGTCAAGGACCTGTTCTTCCAGGGTTCGGCCGAAATCCAGGGTTTCACTGACCGTTTCCCCACGCATGCCGATGAGGGTTTCCGCGGCGTCAACCAGGACTTCGTGGACCACCTGAACACCGCGGTCAGCAACGACCCGGTCTTCGGCGCCCAGAGCCCGGCCTACAGCCTCGACATGCTGCGCACCGGTCGCGAGAGTTTCAAGACCCGCATGCTGGCCGACTACCCCGACCTGGTGGTGGACCCGGCCTACAGCATGGACCAGGGCTTGTACTCCCCGGCCAACCCCGCCCGTCAGCCCCGCAACTGGCAGGACCGCACCACGGCCTCGGGCAAGCTGACCTATTCGCCGTTCTCCGGCCTGAAACTGATGGGCAGCGCGCAGTTCTCGCGCGACCAGAACACCTGGCCAAACCTGACCAGCGACGCCGGTGACGACACGTATTTCAACAACGGCTTCGTCACCAGCGACATGTGGCCGCAGCGCCGCTGGGACGCCAGCCGCGGCGACCATCTGGTCACGCAGTCCGACGGCTCCGACTACTGGTGGGCGATCATCCCCCAGAACACCGCGCGCCGCACCCGCACCACCAACGTGATCGCCGGCGCCAACTGGGACTTCTACAAGACCGCCACCCGCAACGCCTCGTTGCAGTTCCGTTACACGAACTTCCGGGTGCAGGACATCAACAACTCGAACATCAAGGACAACTACGAGCGCGATACGTTCCTGTCCTGGACCCCGCACGATGTGCCGTTCGAGGTCGAGACTTTCCCGAACCGGGAAGGCGCGAAATCGCCGGCCGACGCAGCTTACTACTATCCGGACGGATACAGCGAATGGAACCGCGACGGCCAGTGGGCCACCCCATTCGGTTACAATTCCCAGACCCAGTTGTACTACATGACTTACCGCTATACCCGTGAAATGCAGAACAACTACAAGGCGGATATCGATTTCCAGATCGACCGCCACAACCGGGCCAAGTTCGGCACCCAGGTCACCCTGTTCGACAACCAGCAGTTCACCATCTCTCCAGGCTCGTTCGGGATGATCCGCCAGTTGGACAACGAGTTCAAGTACCGTCCGCGCATGTACGCTTTCTATGCCCAGAACCGTACCGACCTCGGTGATTTCGTGTTCGATTACGGCCTGCGCTACGACAGCTTCCAGCCGCGGGACAACTGGGGCTTCCGTAACGGCGATTACTGGGCCGAGCGCTACTATCCCGAGAACTTCCACGAGTTCTCGCCGCGCTTTGACGTGGCTTTCCCGGTGACCGACAAGGCTCAGCTGCGTTTCAGCTACGGCGTGTTCACCCAGTTGCCCACCATGAACGCCCTGTTCAGCGGCTCCAACCCAGGCGGCCTGGGCTTCTCCCGCACGGATGCTTTCGAGAGCGGGATGAGCTACCTGCTGAGCGACGACGTGGTGGTGGACATGGTCGGCTTCTACCGCGATGTGGACGGCAACCTGTCGCGCGGCGATTTCTTCCGCGACTACTACGAGTGGCACACCGGCCGTCACGTGCGCGGCCTGGAAAACGGCTACACCAACTGGGACAAGGGCAACATCAAGGGCATGGACCTCACCCTGAAGAAGCGCTTCTCTCAGAATTATTCGGTCAACGTGATGTACACCATGCAGTTCTCGCGCACCACCGGCTCCAGCTACCTGGCCAGCACCAATGACGAACTGGTGCCGATAGAAGGCGACCGGACCCACAAGTTCACCACCTACCTGAACTACGTGGTGCCCAAGAACGTGGTCTCCAACGAGATCGCCAACATGCTGCTGCAGGACCTGAGCGCCTATTCGATCTTCACCTTCTCCAGCGGCCAGCCCTCGGGCGCGCCCGGCGACCTCAGCCGCCGTCGCGGCCGTTGGGACTACAACGTGGACCTGCGCCTGAGCAAGCCTATTTTCCTGGGCAAGACCCGGCGCCTGTCGGTCATGTGTGACCTGACCAACCTTACCAACCGGAAGCTCCCGCGGCCCTATCCCTCCGGCTACACCTACCAGGGCAACCGTTATGTCACCGGCGGGGTGGACCTGAAGTGGGAAGACGCCAATTTCGACAAGAAATGGCTGTTCCAGGCCGATTTCAACGGCGACGGCGTTCTGTCGGTCGAGGAAGCTGCCAAGGGCGCTATCGCCAGTTCTGTAATGTCCAACCTTTCCAACCTGACCGGCTGGGGTATCGCCCGTCAGATCAGGCTGGGACTGGATTACAGCTTCTGA
- a CDS encoding fused MFS/spermidine synthase yields the protein MPVATVWIYICFFLSGMSGLVYELIWMRKLGLAFGSTVQAVSTVLAVYMGGLALGSWLFGRLAERHRSPLTLYAWVEAGIGAAGAAVMFLLLPVLDGAYVALSRMGLSAGLGLFAVRFCLSAAILLVPTALMGATLPVMSRFLVRSGAEVGLRVGRLYGINTLGAVCGSFAAGFWLIGSYGESATNLAAVAGNLAAAGVAFMLTARLSGTQPAPAAPEPRQARNAKPVREYPEGIRRWIPWLYAAAGFTALAYEVLWTRALIYFVGLSVHAFTMILICFLAGIALGSLAVGRWADRSLRPLLAFGLLQAVISLAALASIPLIGQLPVLYQKLNLLLGAISWWETMFARFILCLLVLGVPTLAMGASFPLVNRIYVRAGAGSGRGVGLLYAANTVGTILGSLCAGLVLLPLTGITGSILAVALLNTALCVAAFALEDDPGSAVVRKAGLVGSPALAVLAVLGLVAGGSLVPVVQHDLEDSGKQVLFVKEGAAASVAVLRNNSGDRELNINGESTAYTGFEDMVIHKLLAHLPILFHTHPRNILVVGFGLGNTIYTATRYGLEDAACVELVPDEVLTAPYFAPENHGVMDSSRVRMIFNDGRNTILTSEAKYDIISFNAIHPKLSPALYTHDFYRLCDRALAPGGTVCAWLPTNGLSLAEFRSLLKSFMDVFPHSTLWYCNPSNLILLGTREPFKPDYPELRRRLQDPAIARDLGEISLSQPLSFLSLFMMGQERLAGLLEGAPLNEDSHPIVEFSHVMAPVVPLDTYHWLVDNLEPIGPHLTWNAPGGADSLAALNRELNYWFEARKTLYRGKFASWVFEEHAVAHELYRRALIMNDQDGYIRHFMEAPAPDPDSLVRLAAADHGDFIARFELANHYYGLGKLDEARRWYREVLAIRPQQADAWFQLGLAEGDAGNASASERAFERALAVNPASPQTLVNLGLIRYRAGDYTRAEKYFRRALRVSPEDANAMFNLGNLALRRSDRATAESLYREAARRDPFKAEAWLNLGAQLTNRGQLDEAVECYQRTISLQPGLTPAYLNLALTYEKMGRPEEAERYRLVAESLSQGGGGQRSGGSGGGSR from the coding sequence ATGCCGGTGGCGACGGTCTGGATTTACATCTGCTTTTTCCTGTCCGGGATGAGCGGGCTGGTCTACGAACTGATCTGGATGCGCAAGCTCGGGCTGGCTTTCGGCAGCACGGTCCAGGCGGTGAGCACGGTCCTGGCGGTTTATATGGGCGGGCTGGCTCTGGGAAGCTGGCTGTTCGGCCGCCTGGCCGAGCGCCATCGCAGTCCGCTGACCCTCTATGCCTGGGTCGAGGCCGGGATCGGCGCCGCCGGCGCGGCGGTGATGTTCCTTCTGCTGCCGGTGCTGGACGGGGCCTATGTCGCCTTGAGCCGCATGGGCCTCAGCGCGGGCCTCGGCCTGTTCGCTGTGCGTTTCTGCCTCTCAGCGGCCATCCTGCTCGTGCCCACCGCCCTGATGGGGGCGACCCTGCCGGTGATGAGCCGTTTCCTGGTCCGCTCCGGCGCCGAGGTGGGGCTGCGCGTGGGGCGGCTCTACGGGATCAACACCCTGGGGGCGGTGTGCGGTAGTTTCGCCGCGGGGTTCTGGCTGATCGGAAGCTACGGCGAGAGCGCCACCAACCTGGCCGCCGTGGCCGGGAACCTGGCCGCCGCGGGAGTGGCTTTCATGCTGACCGCGCGCCTTAGTGGAACGCAGCCCGCACCGGCCGCGCCCGAGCCGCGTCAGGCGCGCAACGCAAAGCCGGTGCGCGAGTACCCTGAGGGCATCCGGCGCTGGATCCCCTGGCTGTACGCGGCCGCCGGTTTCACCGCCCTGGCTTATGAAGTTCTCTGGACCCGCGCGCTGATCTATTTTGTCGGCCTGTCGGTCCACGCTTTCACCATGATCCTGATCTGCTTCCTGGCCGGGATCGCCCTGGGCAGCCTGGCCGTGGGTCGTTGGGCCGACCGCAGCCTGCGTCCCCTGCTGGCTTTCGGCCTGCTGCAGGCCGTGATCTCGCTGGCGGCCCTGGCCAGTATCCCGCTGATCGGCCAGTTGCCGGTGCTCTATCAGAAGCTTAACCTTCTGCTGGGGGCCATCTCCTGGTGGGAGACCATGTTCGCCCGCTTCATCCTCTGCCTGCTGGTGCTGGGCGTGCCGACCCTGGCCATGGGGGCCTCGTTCCCGCTGGTCAACCGGATTTACGTGCGCGCCGGGGCCGGCTCCGGTCGCGGGGTGGGCCTTCTGTACGCCGCCAACACCGTGGGCACGATCCTCGGCTCGCTCTGCGCCGGCCTCGTGCTGTTGCCGCTGACCGGGATCACCGGCTCGATCCTGGCTGTGGCCCTGCTCAACACCGCGCTCTGCGTGGCGGCTTTCGCCTTGGAGGACGACCCGGGGAGCGCCGTGGTGCGCAAAGCCGGTCTGGTCGGCTCGCCGGCCCTGGCTGTCCTGGCCGTGCTCGGACTGGTGGCGGGCGGCAGCCTGGTCCCGGTGGTGCAGCACGACCTGGAGGACTCGGGCAAGCAGGTCCTGTTCGTCAAGGAGGGCGCGGCGGCCAGCGTGGCCGTGCTGCGCAACAACAGCGGCGACCGCGAGCTGAACATCAACGGCGAGAGCACGGCCTACACCGGGTTCGAGGACATGGTGATCCACAAGCTGCTGGCCCATCTGCCGATCCTGTTCCACACACACCCGAGGAACATCCTGGTGGTGGGTTTCGGCCTGGGCAACACGATCTACACCGCCACCCGCTACGGGCTGGAGGACGCGGCCTGCGTGGAGCTGGTGCCGGACGAGGTCCTGACCGCCCCCTATTTCGCGCCCGAGAACCACGGCGTGATGGACAGCTCCAGGGTGCGGATGATTTTCAACGACGGGCGGAACACGATCCTCACCTCCGAGGCCAAATACGACATCATCTCGTTCAACGCGATCCATCCCAAGCTCAGCCCGGCCCTGTACACCCACGATTTCTACCGTCTATGCGACCGCGCCCTGGCCCCCGGCGGCACGGTCTGCGCCTGGCTGCCCACCAACGGCCTGAGCCTGGCCGAGTTTCGCTCGCTGCTCAAGAGTTTCATGGACGTTTTCCCGCACAGCACGCTCTGGTACTGCAACCCCTCGAACCTGATCCTGCTGGGTACGCGCGAGCCGTTCAAGCCGGATTACCCCGAGCTGCGGCGCCGTCTCCAGGACCCGGCCATCGCGCGCGACCTGGGCGAGATCAGCCTGTCGCAGCCGCTGTCGTTCCTGTCGCTGTTCATGATGGGCCAGGAGCGGCTGGCCGGGCTGCTCGAGGGCGCGCCGCTCAACGAGGACAGCCATCCCATCGTCGAGTTCTCCCACGTGATGGCCCCGGTGGTGCCGCTGGACACCTACCACTGGCTGGTGGACAACCTGGAGCCGATCGGCCCGCACCTGACCTGGAACGCACCCGGCGGGGCGGACAGTCTGGCCGCGCTGAACCGCGAGCTGAACTACTGGTTCGAGGCGCGCAAGACCCTCTACCGCGGCAAGTTCGCCAGTTGGGTGTTCGAGGAGCACGCCGTGGCCCACGAGCTCTACCGGCGGGCCCTGATAATGAACGACCAGGACGGGTATATCCGTCATTTCATGGAGGCGCCCGCGCCTGACCCGGATTCCCTGGTCCGGTTGGCCGCGGCGGATCACGGCGATTTCATCGCCCGCTTCGAGCTGGCCAACCACTATTATGGACTTGGCAAACTGGATGAGGCCCGCCGCTGGTACCGCGAGGTGCTGGCCATCCGCCCGCAGCAGGCGGACGCCTGGTTCCAGCTCGGCCTGGCCGAGGGGGACGCCGGCAACGCCTCCGCCTCGGAGCGGGCTTTCGAGCGCGCCCTGGCGGTCAACCCGGCCAGCCCGCAGACCCTGGTCAACCTGGGGCTGATCCGCTACCGCGCCGGGGACTACACGCGGGCGGAGAAGTATTTCCGGCGCGCCCTGCGGGTCTCGCCGGAGGACGCGAACGCGATGTTCAACCTGGGCAACCTGGCCCTGCGCCGCAGCGACAGGGCCACGGCGGAGTCGCTCTACCGCGAGGCGGCCCGGCGCGACCCGTTCAAGGCCGAGGCCTGGCTCAATCTCGGCGCGCAGCTCACCAACCGCGGCCAACTGGACGAGGCCGTGGAATGCTATCAACGGACGATCAGCCTGCAGCCCGGCCTGACTCCCGCCTACCTGAACCTGGCTTTGACCTACGAGAAAATGGGCCGTCCCGAGGAGGCCGAGCGCTACCGTCTCGTGGCCGAAAGCCTGAGCCAGGGCGGCGGCGGACAACGCTCCGGAGGCAGCGGCGGCGGCTCGCGCTGA